In Nocardioides marinus, one DNA window encodes the following:
- the proC gene encoding pyrroline-5-carboxylate reductase, with protein sequence MSSSQSAGRTAIIGAGVMGETLLSGLVRSGRRVDALLVGEKRHERATELEERYGVAVVSNLDAATRADTVALVVKPQDMGEVLAEIAPVLRPGQLLVSLAAGITTAFIESHVPDGVAVVRVMPNTPALVDEGMAAVSPGSHCSEAQLAEAESLMASVGRVVRIPERQQDAVTAISGSGPAYIFFVVESMIEAGVHLGLPRSTASELVIQTLVGSGKMLQETGTHPTVLREQVTSPGGTTASALRELEVHKVRAAFLAAMEAARDRSRQLAEGS encoded by the coding sequence ATGAGCTCGAGCCAGTCCGCTGGCCGGACCGCGATCATCGGGGCGGGCGTGATGGGGGAGACCCTGCTCTCCGGCCTGGTCCGCTCCGGTCGCCGCGTCGACGCGCTGCTGGTCGGCGAGAAGCGCCACGAGCGCGCCACCGAGCTCGAGGAGCGGTACGGCGTGGCCGTCGTCTCCAACCTCGACGCCGCCACCAGGGCCGACACCGTCGCCCTGGTCGTCAAGCCCCAGGACATGGGCGAGGTGCTGGCCGAGATCGCGCCGGTGCTGCGTCCCGGCCAGCTGCTGGTCAGCCTCGCGGCGGGCATCACCACCGCGTTCATCGAGTCCCACGTGCCCGACGGCGTGGCGGTCGTGCGGGTCATGCCCAACACCCCGGCCCTGGTCGACGAGGGCATGGCCGCCGTCTCGCCCGGGTCGCACTGCTCCGAGGCCCAGCTCGCCGAGGCCGAGTCGCTGATGGCCTCGGTCGGACGCGTCGTACGCATCCCCGAGCGGCAGCAGGACGCCGTCACCGCGATCTCCGGCTCCGGCCCGGCGTACATCTTCTTCGTCGTGGAGTCGATGATCGAGGCCGGCGTCCACCTCGGTCTGCCCCGGTCCACGGCCTCCGAGCTGGTCATCCAGACCCTCGTCGGCTCCGGGAAGATGCTGCAGGAGACCGGCACCCACCCGACCGTGCTGCGCGAGCAGGTCACCAGCCCCGGCGGCACCACCGCCTCGGCGCTGCGCGAGCTCGAGGTGCACAAGGTCCGCGCCGCGTTCCTCGCCGCCATGGAGGCCGCCCGCGACCGCTCCCGTCAGCTGGCCGAGGGCTCCTGA
- a CDS encoding acetoin utilization protein AcuC, producing the protein MPACDARSTVVFDPLLTGYDFGPDHPMSPLRVDLTVRLAEALGVLGPGGLAATPAPVASDDELLTVHDAALIEAVTRAGTTGAIDLAHGLGTDDNPVFEGMHTATAHVVGATLEAFRAVWGGRVDHAANITGGLHHAMQDRVSGFCVYNDVAIGIHWLLEQGVERVAYVDVDVHHGDGVERLFWDDPRVLTISLHETGQLLFPGTGDSTDLGGADARGSAVNVPLPPGTSDAGWLRAFHAVVPPLLREFAPQVLVTQHGCDSHAEDPLAHLMLTVDGQRAAIGALHELAHEVADGRWVAVGGGGYEIVGVVPRTWTHLLAEVAGRPIEPTSDVPAAWLDHVQRRLGRVGPRRMGDGRTPTYRDWSEGYDPSTWLDRSVHATRMEVFPLHGLDPMP; encoded by the coding sequence GTGCCTGCCTGCGATGCCCGGTCCACGGTCGTGTTCGACCCGCTGCTGACCGGCTACGACTTCGGGCCCGACCACCCGATGTCCCCGCTCCGGGTGGACCTGACCGTGCGGCTCGCCGAGGCGCTGGGCGTGCTGGGCCCGGGCGGCCTCGCGGCGACACCGGCCCCCGTCGCCAGCGACGACGAGCTGCTGACCGTCCACGACGCCGCCCTCATCGAGGCCGTCACCCGGGCCGGGACCACCGGGGCCATCGACCTCGCGCACGGCCTCGGCACCGACGACAACCCGGTCTTCGAGGGCATGCACACGGCCACGGCCCACGTCGTCGGCGCGACCCTCGAGGCCTTCCGGGCGGTGTGGGGTGGCCGGGTCGACCACGCCGCCAACATCACCGGCGGCCTCCACCACGCCATGCAGGACCGCGTCAGCGGCTTCTGCGTCTACAACGACGTCGCGATCGGCATCCACTGGCTGCTGGAGCAGGGGGTCGAGCGGGTGGCCTACGTCGACGTCGACGTCCACCACGGCGACGGCGTCGAGCGACTGTTCTGGGACGACCCGCGGGTGCTCACGATCAGCCTGCACGAGACCGGCCAGCTGCTCTTCCCCGGCACCGGGGACTCCACCGACCTCGGTGGTGCCGACGCCCGGGGCTCGGCGGTCAACGTGCCGCTGCCGCCGGGCACCTCCGACGCCGGTTGGCTGCGTGCCTTCCACGCGGTGGTGCCGCCGCTGCTGCGGGAGTTCGCGCCCCAGGTACTCGTCACCCAGCACGGCTGCGACTCCCACGCCGAGGACCCGCTGGCGCACCTGATGCTCACCGTCGACGGCCAGCGCGCCGCCATCGGCGCCCTGCACGAGCTCGCCCACGAGGTCGCCGACGGCCGCTGGGTCGCGGTCGGTGGCGGCGGCTACGAGATCGTCGGGGTCGTCCCGCGCACCTGGACGCACCTGCTCGCCGAGGTCGCCGGTCGCCCGATCGAGCCCACCTCCGACGTGCCCGCGGCCTGGCTCGACCACGTGCAGCGCCGCCTGGGCCGGGTCGGTCCGCGCCGCATGGGCGACGGGCGTACGCCGACCTACCGCGACTGGTCGGAGGGCTATGACCCCTCGACCTGGCTGGACCGGTCGGTGCACGCGACCCGCATGGAGGTCTTCCCGCTCCACGGCCTGGACCCGATGCCCTGA
- a CDS encoding helix-turn-helix domain-containing protein, with product MSSSSDDISDAKFLTVAEVAAMMRVSKMTVYRLVHSGELPAVRVGRSFRVREHDAHEYLKNSFYDVG from the coding sequence ATGAGCAGCTCCTCCGACGACATCTCGGACGCCAAGTTCCTCACCGTGGCCGAGGTCGCGGCCATGATGCGGGTCTCGAAGATGACGGTCTACCGCCTCGTGCACTCGGGCGAGCTGCCCGCCGTGCGGGTGGGACGGTCCTTCCGCGTGCGCGAGCACGACGCCCACGAGTACCTCAAGAACAGCTTCTACGACGTCGGCTGA
- a CDS encoding 30S ribosomal protein bS22, whose protein sequence is MGSVIKKRRKRMAKKKHRKLLKKTRVQRRKLGK, encoded by the coding sequence GTGGGTTCGGTCATCAAGAAGCGCCGCAAGCGCATGGCCAAGAAGAAGCACCGCAAGCTGCTGAAGAAGACGCGCGTCCAGCGTCGCAAGCTCGGCAAGTGA
- a CDS encoding NAD-dependent epimerase/dehydratase family protein: MGKVVLVTGVSRDLGRKFARTLAADPDVDRVIGVDVVPPRGDIGAVSFVRADIRNPVIAKVIAKEDVDTVVHMSVIATPGTAGGRNTMKELNVIGTMQLLAACQRAASLQHLVVKSTTTVYGASSRDPAMFTEDMQPRRAPRSGYAKDVAEIEGYVRGFARRRPDVRVTTLRCANVLGPAVVSPLTSYLRLPVVPTVLGYDARLQVLHERDLYGVLQHAVRADVAGTFNVAGDGILMLSQALRRLQRPTVSMPGFAVGRVGNLLRQARVADFSPEQLGFLTYGRGVDTTRMRAELGFEPTMTTAECFADFATTLTPTGGRTERVLAGLAQALPEVEDPAATPLDAVGDAEPAPRRPRAVAAAREGADHG; encoded by the coding sequence ATGGGGAAGGTCGTACTCGTCACCGGGGTCTCGCGAGACCTCGGTCGCAAGTTCGCGCGCACCCTGGCCGCCGACCCCGACGTGGACCGGGTCATCGGTGTCGACGTGGTCCCGCCCCGGGGCGACATCGGCGCCGTCTCGTTCGTGCGGGCCGACATCCGCAACCCGGTGATCGCCAAGGTGATCGCCAAGGAGGACGTCGACACCGTCGTCCACATGAGCGTCATCGCCACCCCCGGCACGGCCGGTGGGCGGAACACGATGAAGGAGCTCAACGTCATCGGGACGATGCAGTTGCTCGCCGCCTGCCAGCGCGCCGCCAGCCTGCAGCACCTCGTCGTGAAGTCGACGACCACCGTCTACGGCGCCAGCAGCCGCGACCCCGCGATGTTCACCGAGGACATGCAGCCGCGACGGGCACCCCGCTCGGGGTACGCCAAGGACGTCGCCGAGATCGAGGGCTACGTCCGTGGCTTCGCGCGCCGGCGCCCCGACGTCCGGGTCACCACGCTGCGCTGCGCCAACGTGCTCGGCCCCGCGGTGGTCAGCCCGCTGACCTCCTACCTGCGGCTCCCCGTCGTCCCGACCGTCCTCGGGTACGACGCCCGGTTGCAGGTCCTGCACGAGCGCGACCTCTACGGGGTGCTCCAGCACGCCGTGCGCGCCGACGTCGCAGGCACCTTCAACGTCGCCGGCGACGGCATCCTCATGCTCTCCCAGGCGCTGCGCCGCCTGCAGCGGCCCACCGTCTCCATGCCCGGCTTCGCCGTCGGCCGCGTCGGCAACCTCCTGCGCCAGGCGCGGGTGGCCGACTTCTCCCCCGAGCAGCTGGGCTTCCTCACCTACGGCCGCGGCGTCGACACCACCCGGATGCGCGCCGAGCTGGGCTTCGAGCCGACCATGACCACCGCCGAGTGCTTCGCCGACTTCGCCACCACGCTGACCCCCACGGGCGGTCGCACTGAACGCGTGCTGGCCGGCCTGGCCCAGGCGCTGCCGGAGGTCGAGGACCCTGCCGCGACACCCCTCGACGCGGTCGGCGACGCCGAGCCCGCCCCCCGGCGACCCCGCGCGGTCGCCGCCGCGCGCGAAGGAGCAGACCATGGGTGA
- a CDS encoding lysophospholipid acyltransferase family protein yields the protein MGDAEIIPIGTRGRPGRGTGKQPSSAARDLAGGKGPAARPATRRTPEPEAAGEAGQSVEETAAPDADVQAQDTAETATPGSSGTDTPCAAARTRDRHPRGGIPAADLMAAFQVAAREVFGEEWEVQLARFLAFLRRRVTGDYSVDEYGFDQEVTQRFFMAALRPIAQKWFRIEVRGIENIPTDGGALVVSNHSGTVPVDGLMTMVSIHDHAGRFLRPLGADLVFKMPIVSTMARKGGATLACNEDAERMLRGGELVGVWPEGFKGIGKPYAERYKLQRFGRGGFVSAAIRTGVPIVPLSVVGAEEIYPLVGNIPSLARLLGVPYIPITPTFPLLGPLGLVPLPSKWLLEFGEPIRTDEYDEGAADDPMLVFNVTDQVRETIQQKLYTLLMERESVFR from the coding sequence ATGGGTGACGCCGAGATCATCCCGATCGGCACCCGCGGCCGCCCCGGTCGCGGCACGGGCAAGCAGCCGTCCTCCGCGGCGCGGGACCTGGCCGGGGGCAAGGGACCCGCGGCCCGACCGGCCACCCGGCGTACCCCTGAGCCGGAGGCGGCCGGGGAGGCCGGCCAGTCCGTCGAGGAGACCGCCGCTCCCGACGCCGACGTCCAGGCGCAGGACACGGCGGAGACTGCGACGCCCGGCTCGAGCGGGACGGACACGCCCTGCGCCGCTGCCCGCACCCGGGACCGGCACCCCCGTGGCGGCATCCCCGCCGCCGACCTGATGGCCGCCTTCCAGGTCGCCGCCCGCGAGGTCTTCGGCGAGGAGTGGGAGGTCCAGCTCGCCCGGTTCCTCGCGTTCCTGCGTCGCCGGGTCACCGGTGACTACTCCGTCGACGAGTACGGCTTCGACCAGGAGGTCACCCAGCGGTTCTTCATGGCCGCGCTGCGCCCCATCGCGCAGAAGTGGTTCCGCATCGAGGTGCGTGGCATCGAGAACATCCCCACCGACGGGGGTGCGCTGGTGGTCTCCAACCACTCGGGCACGGTGCCGGTCGACGGCCTGATGACGATGGTGTCCATCCACGACCACGCCGGCCGCTTCCTGCGGCCCCTCGGCGCGGACCTGGTCTTCAAGATGCCGATCGTCTCCACGATGGCCCGCAAGGGCGGGGCGACCCTGGCCTGCAACGAGGACGCCGAGCGGATGCTGCGCGGCGGCGAGCTGGTCGGCGTGTGGCCCGAGGGCTTCAAGGGCATCGGCAAGCCCTACGCCGAGCGCTACAAGCTGCAGCGCTTCGGCCGCGGCGGCTTCGTCTCCGCGGCCATCCGCACCGGTGTGCCCATCGTGCCGCTCTCGGTGGTGGGGGCGGAGGAGATCTACCCGCTGGTCGGCAACATCCCCTCGCTGGCGCGGCTGCTCGGGGTGCCCTACATCCCGATCACCCCGACCTTCCCGCTGCTGGGCCCGCTCGGCCTCGTGCCGCTGCCCTCGAAGTGGCTGCTGGAGTTCGGTGAGCCGATCCGCACCGACGAGTACGACGAGGGCGCCGCCGACGACCCGATGCTGGTCTTCAACGTCACCGACCAGGTGCGCGAGACGATCCAGCAGAAGCTCTACACGCTGCTGATGGAGCGGGAGTCGGTCTTCCGCTGA
- a CDS encoding DUF5667 domain-containing protein, translating to MSPVFSARRRADEFDSLVEAAASGQRVEDARFAELLEVVGTLRTAPAPEARPEFVADLRSRLMTAAAEELVQVSPTPADRLTVTQRRTPRERRLAIAVGGVAILGATTSMAVAAQTALPGDVLYPLKRALENAQTGVRVDDASKGSSLLANARGRLAEIDQLTRSEQGQDLAAIEDTLEAFAQQATEASDLLLADYAETGTETSIVELQDFTAQSLATLEELSAILPAAAQQALVTAGELLAQIAQTTVSLCPTCTGEQISRIPRFLVQAAEDVVGTLLNPTSTTPVADAPAATSPAAPAKGGSGPRPQADPPPSATPGSPTILQPPSGSTGGGKDDGKDDEPLGGLGDGTLLGGTGGDTGTPASGPGTENPITGITDPVLELVDDLLNPDGKKKQ from the coding sequence ATGAGCCCCGTGTTCTCGGCGCGACGACGCGCCGACGAGTTCGACTCCCTGGTCGAGGCCGCCGCCTCGGGCCAGCGGGTCGAGGACGCGCGCTTCGCCGAGCTCCTCGAGGTCGTCGGGACCCTGCGCACCGCGCCGGCCCCCGAGGCCCGCCCCGAGTTCGTCGCGGACCTGCGCTCGCGCCTGATGACCGCAGCGGCCGAGGAGCTCGTGCAGGTCTCGCCCACGCCGGCCGACAGGCTCACGGTCACCCAGCGTCGTACCCCGCGCGAGCGGCGGCTGGCCATCGCGGTCGGCGGCGTCGCCATCCTCGGCGCCACCACGTCGATGGCCGTGGCCGCGCAGACCGCCCTGCCCGGCGACGTGCTCTACCCGCTCAAGCGGGCCCTGGAGAACGCCCAGACCGGCGTGCGCGTCGACGACGCGTCGAAGGGCTCCTCGCTGCTGGCCAACGCCCGCGGCCGTCTCGCCGAGATCGACCAGCTGACCCGCTCCGAGCAGGGCCAGGACCTCGCGGCCATCGAGGACACCCTCGAGGCGTTCGCCCAGCAGGCGACCGAGGCCTCCGACCTGCTGCTGGCCGACTACGCCGAGACCGGCACCGAGACCTCGATCGTGGAGCTCCAGGACTTCACCGCGCAGAGCCTCGCCACGCTCGAGGAGCTCTCCGCGATCCTCCCGGCGGCCGCACAGCAGGCGCTGGTCACCGCCGGCGAGCTGCTGGCCCAGATCGCCCAGACCACCGTCTCGCTGTGCCCCACCTGCACCGGCGAGCAGATCAGCCGGATCCCGCGCTTCCTGGTCCAGGCGGCCGAGGACGTCGTCGGCACCCTGCTCAACCCGACCTCGACCACCCCGGTGGCCGACGCACCGGCGGCCACCAGCCCCGCGGCGCCCGCCAAGGGGGGCTCCGGTCCGCGTCCGCAGGCCGACCCGCCGCCCTCCGCGACGCCCGGCAGCCCGACCATCCTCCAGCCCCCCTCCGGTTCCACCGGTGGCGGCAAGGACGACGGCAAGGACGACGAGCCGCTCGGCGGCCTCGGTGACGGCACCCTGCTCGGCGGCACCGGTGGCGACACCGGCACCCCCGCCTCCGGCCCGGGCACCGAGAACCCCATCACCGGCATCACCGACCCGGTGCTCGAGCTGGTCGACGACCTGCTCAACCCCGACGGCAAGAAGAAGCAGTAG
- a CDS encoding sigma-70 family RNA polymerase sigma factor: protein MALHAEQVVRGLDALRSLVAHALVDPLSGSAGPVPAFAGGGPVPHDTTARRFLGLLAEAVADDDARTSVGTDGGGYGDSDLAASSEDDAADRQRLIALVELARTGDSDAFGLLYDHYQPSVYRFLFYRTRSSALAEDLTSETFFRALRSMQNFRWQGKDFGAWLMTIARNLATDHFKAGRTRLEMTTEDMGQHDDATEGPESTVLAGLTNEILLKALTELPDEQRDCLVMRFLQGMSIAETAAVLGRSDGAVKQLQLRGVRNLAKLMPEGLR from the coding sequence ATGGCGTTGCACGCCGAGCAGGTCGTGCGCGGGCTCGACGCCCTGCGCTCCCTGGTCGCCCACGCCCTCGTCGACCCGCTCTCCGGCTCGGCCGGCCCCGTCCCGGCGTTCGCCGGGGGCGGCCCCGTCCCGCACGACACCACCGCACGCCGGTTCCTCGGCCTGCTGGCCGAGGCCGTCGCCGACGACGACGCCCGCACCAGCGTCGGCACCGACGGCGGCGGGTACGGCGACTCCGACCTCGCCGCGTCGTCGGAGGACGACGCTGCCGACCGCCAGCGGCTGATCGCGCTGGTCGAGCTGGCCCGCACCGGCGACTCCGACGCCTTCGGCCTGCTCTACGACCACTACCAGCCCTCGGTCTACCGGTTCCTCTTCTACCGGACCCGCTCCAGCGCGCTGGCCGAGGACCTCACCTCGGAGACCTTCTTCCGGGCGCTGCGCTCGATGCAGAACTTCCGCTGGCAGGGCAAGGACTTCGGCGCCTGGCTGATGACCATCGCCCGCAACCTCGCCACCGACCACTTCAAGGCCGGCCGCACCCGCCTCGAGATGACCACCGAGGACATGGGCCAGCACGACGACGCCACCGAGGGCCCCGAGTCCACGGTGCTCGCCGGCCTCACCAACGAGATCCTGCTCAAGGCGCTCACCGAGCTGCCCGACGAGCAGCGCGACTGCCTGGTCATGCGCTTCCTGCAGGGCATGAGCATCGCCGAGACCGCCGCGGTGCTCGGCCGCTCCGACGGCGCGGTCAAGCAGCTGCAGCTGCGCGGGGTGCGCAACCTGGCCAAGCTGATGCCCGAGGGTCTGCGATGA
- a CDS encoding HAD family hydrolase translates to MTPPPRRTLPDLRQRSVLAGEAAASAAEVEAALDTPADPTSAAFFDVDNTIMQGASIFHLARGLHRRKFFTTREIVGAAWKQAYFRVVGVEDPEHVAEARNSALGFIAGHTVAELEELGEEIFDEGMAHRIWPGTRAQAQLHLDQGQRVWLVTAAPIEIAQIIARRLGLTGAMGTVAEHQDGVYTGRLVGDMLHGPAKAEAIKALAAREGLDLTRCSAYSDSYNDLPMLSLVGDPVAINPDGRLRHHAKEQGWRVRDYRTGRKAARAGLVVGAAAGAVSGTVAAGVALRRRR, encoded by the coding sequence GTGACCCCGCCTCCTCGTCGCACCCTTCCCGACCTGCGCCAGCGCTCCGTCCTGGCCGGCGAGGCCGCGGCGTCGGCGGCCGAGGTGGAGGCGGCGCTCGACACCCCGGCGGACCCGACGTCGGCGGCGTTCTTCGACGTCGACAACACGATCATGCAGGGCGCGAGCATCTTCCACCTCGCGCGCGGCCTGCACCGCCGCAAGTTCTTCACCACCCGCGAGATCGTGGGCGCGGCCTGGAAGCAGGCCTACTTCCGGGTCGTGGGCGTGGAGGACCCCGAGCACGTGGCCGAGGCGCGCAACTCCGCGCTCGGCTTCATCGCCGGCCACACCGTCGCCGAGCTCGAGGAGCTCGGCGAGGAGATCTTCGACGAGGGCATGGCGCACCGCATCTGGCCGGGCACCCGCGCCCAGGCGCAGCTCCACCTCGACCAGGGCCAACGCGTCTGGCTGGTCACCGCCGCCCCGATCGAGATCGCCCAGATCATCGCCAGGCGCCTGGGGCTGACCGGGGCCATGGGCACCGTCGCCGAGCACCAGGACGGCGTGTACACCGGCCGACTGGTCGGCGACATGCTGCACGGGCCCGCGAAGGCGGAGGCCATCAAGGCGCTCGCGGCCCGCGAGGGCCTCGACCTGACCCGCTGCTCGGCGTACTCCGACTCCTACAACGACCTGCCGATGCTCTCCCTGGTCGGCGACCCGGTCGCGATCAACCCCGACGGCCGGCTGCGGCACCACGCCAAGGAGCAGGGCTGGCGGGTGCGCGACTACCGCACCGGGCGCAAGGCCGCCCGGGCCGGCCTGGTCGTCGGCGCGGCCGCGGGGGCGGTCAGCGGCACGGTGGCCGCCGGGGTCGCGCTGCGCCGGCGGCGCTGA
- a CDS encoding class I adenylate-forming enzyme family protein, which translates to MSQDGTADRATDPAAPARPPLPPDATVVDLVSAAAAEDAAATALVHGSTRLTWGELEEEVSRVAHGLVAAGVVAGHRVALAMANRPEMVVAYLAVLRVQAVAVPLNPRATAEEVARMLADSGARMVVADEVAVDVVRTGVARLETELSGATDRPGGTLPDELLQRAVVPRVVVAGTTLRPGERSYDHLRAERGREHPPLVDPERLATLLYTSGASGRPRAVMLSHRALLANVEQVARVEPTMIGPGDVVLGALPLFHVYGLNAVLGGVLRHRATLVLVDAYDPEVVLDLVAAERVSVLPIAPTVIGHVLGRERLAERLATVRLVLSGSAPLDPDQVVAFHEATGIAVHQGYGLTEAAPVVTSTLGVPAAPADGQEVVHDGDPAEGAGESGLPAGQPDPRSVGTALPDIEIRLVDDHGHTPLQGDPGQVSIRGANLFSGYWPDGDDAPDEDGWWATGDVGFLAPDGQLFLVDRVKELVIVSGFSVYPTEIEDVVAEVPGVREVAVIGVPDDDTGEAVVAYVVAPDQDPATVEAAVRARCVVRLARFKQPRRVEVVDALPHTVTGKVRKGSLRAAERRRDLELL; encoded by the coding sequence ATGTCCCAGGACGGAACAGCCGACCGCGCCACGGATCCTGCGGCCCCTGCGAGACCCCCGTTGCCGCCCGACGCCACGGTGGTCGACCTCGTGTCCGCAGCCGCCGCCGAGGACGCCGCCGCCACCGCGCTCGTCCACGGCTCGACCCGGCTGACCTGGGGCGAGCTGGAGGAGGAGGTCTCCCGCGTCGCCCACGGGCTGGTCGCCGCGGGCGTCGTCGCCGGGCACCGGGTCGCCCTCGCGATGGCCAACCGCCCCGAGATGGTGGTCGCCTACCTCGCGGTCCTGCGCGTGCAGGCCGTGGCCGTCCCGCTCAACCCCCGCGCGACCGCCGAGGAGGTCGCGCGGATGCTCGCCGACTCCGGCGCGCGGATGGTCGTCGCCGACGAGGTCGCGGTCGACGTGGTGCGCACGGGCGTCGCGCGCCTGGAGACCGAGCTGTCCGGGGCCACCGACCGGCCCGGCGGGACGCTGCCGGACGAGCTGCTCCAGCGCGCCGTCGTACCCCGCGTCGTCGTGGCCGGGACCACGCTGCGACCCGGCGAGCGCTCCTACGACCACCTGCGCGCCGAGCGGGGCCGTGAGCACCCGCCCCTGGTGGACCCCGAGCGGCTGGCGACGCTGCTCTACACCAGCGGCGCCTCCGGCCGACCGCGGGCGGTGATGCTGAGCCACCGGGCGCTGCTGGCCAACGTCGAGCAGGTCGCGCGGGTCGAGCCGACCATGATCGGCCCCGGCGACGTGGTGCTCGGAGCGCTGCCGCTCTTCCACGTCTACGGCCTCAACGCCGTCCTAGGCGGGGTCCTGCGGCACCGGGCCACCCTGGTGCTGGTCGACGCCTACGACCCCGAGGTCGTGCTCGACCTGGTGGCCGCCGAGCGCGTGAGCGTCCTGCCGATCGCCCCGACGGTCATCGGGCACGTGCTCGGGCGGGAGCGGCTGGCCGAGCGCCTGGCCACGGTGCGGCTGGTCCTCTCCGGCTCCGCGCCGCTGGACCCCGACCAGGTGGTGGCCTTCCACGAGGCGACCGGGATCGCGGTGCACCAGGGCTACGGGCTGACCGAGGCCGCGCCCGTGGTGACCAGCACCCTGGGTGTCCCCGCCGCGCCGGCCGACGGGCAGGAGGTCGTCCACGACGGGGACCCAGCGGAGGGCGCGGGTGAGAGCGGGCTGCCGGCGGGTCAGCCCGATCCCCGCTCGGTCGGCACCGCGCTGCCGGACATCGAGATCCGGCTCGTCGACGACCACGGGCACACCCCCCTGCAGGGCGACCCCGGCCAGGTGAGCATCCGCGGCGCCAACCTCTTCAGCGGCTACTGGCCCGACGGCGACGACGCCCCCGACGAGGACGGGTGGTGGGCCACCGGGGACGTGGGGTTCCTGGCGCCGGACGGGCAGCTCTTCCTGGTCGACCGGGTCAAGGAGCTGGTCATCGTCAGCGGGTTCAGCGTCTACCCCACCGAGATCGAGGACGTCGTGGCCGAGGTGCCCGGCGTGCGCGAGGTCGCGGTCATCGGGGTCCCCGACGACGACACCGGCGAGGCGGTCGTCGCCTACGTCGTGGCGCCCGACCAGGACCCGGCCACGGTCGAGGCCGCGGTGCGGGCGCGCTGCGTCGTACGCCTGGCGCGCTTCAAGCAGCCGCGCCGGGTCGAGGTCGTCGACGCCCTCCCGCACACGGTGACCGGCAAGGTCCGCAAGGGCTCGCTGCGCGCCGCCGAGCGGCGCCGGGACCTGGAGCTGCTGTGA
- a CDS encoding glutaredoxin family protein yields MSAAPRVRLYSRPGCHLCDDARVVIAAVCAELGETFEEVSIDEDPALRERFGEEIPVTFVDGRQHDFWRVSADRLRTALTAG; encoded by the coding sequence GTGAGCGCGGCGCCCCGGGTCCGGCTCTACTCCCGCCCCGGCTGCCACCTGTGCGACGACGCCCGGGTGGTCATCGCCGCAGTGTGCGCGGAGCTGGGGGAGACCTTCGAGGAGGTCTCGATCGACGAGGACCCCGCCCTGCGCGAGCGCTTCGGGGAGGAGATCCCCGTGACCTTCGTCGACGGGCGCCAGCACGACTTCTGGCGGGTCTCCGCCGACCGCCTCCGCACCGCGCTCACCGCGGGCTGA
- a CDS encoding redox-sensing transcriptional repressor Rex has translation MTERTPTEAARDIPEATVARLPVYLRALTSLAESGTPTCSSEELASAAGVNSAKLRKDLSYLGSYGTRGVGYDVEYLRYQIAREIGVTHDWPVVIVGIGNLGHALANFSGFRSRGFRVVALLDADPGRHREQVAGIDVRPFSDLASIVEEQGVAIGVISTPAHAAQDVADAMVAAGISSILNFAPQVLAVPEGVDVRKVDLSIELQILAYHQQRKSSSAAGQEPVALDGVGDAGGLGDLDGRVEAPA, from the coding sequence GTGACCGAACGGACCCCCACCGAGGCGGCACGGGACATCCCCGAGGCCACCGTCGCCCGGTTGCCCGTCTACCTGCGGGCACTGACCTCGTTGGCCGAGTCCGGCACCCCCACCTGCTCCAGCGAGGAGCTCGCGAGCGCGGCCGGCGTCAACAGCGCCAAGCTGCGCAAGGACCTCTCCTACCTCGGCAGCTACGGCACCCGCGGGGTCGGCTACGACGTCGAGTACCTCCGCTACCAGATCGCCCGCGAGATCGGCGTGACCCACGACTGGCCCGTCGTCATCGTCGGCATCGGCAACCTCGGCCACGCCCTGGCGAACTTCTCCGGCTTCCGCAGCCGCGGGTTCCGCGTCGTGGCGCTGCTCGACGCCGACCCCGGCCGGCACCGCGAGCAGGTCGCCGGCATCGACGTGCGGCCCTTCAGCGACCTGGCCTCGATCGTCGAGGAGCAGGGCGTGGCCATCGGCGTCATCTCGACCCCGGCCCACGCCGCCCAGGACGTCGCCGACGCGATGGTCGCGGCCGGCATCAGCAGCATCCTCAACTTCGCGCCGCAGGTCCTCGCGGTGCCCGAGGGCGTCGACGTGCGCAAGGTCGACCTCTCCATCGAGCTGCAGATCCTGGCCTACCACCAGCAGCGCAAGTCCTCCTCGGCCGCCGGCCAGGAGCCGGTCGCGCTCGACGGCGTCGGTGACGCCGGGGGACTGGGCGACCTCGACGGCCGAGTGGAGGCGCCGGCATGA